One Streptomyces sp. NBC_00223 genomic window carries:
- a CDS encoding glycosyl hydrolase family 18 protein — protein sequence MAAATSAAVGLGVFTALVGGVGTAQADSKPAAAAAAAATSGGVKIAYYDQWSIYGNAFYPKNLDTEGIAGKLDILNYSFENIDPTNLTCFEATKASDSTNESNPNAGDGAGDSFADYQKSFGADISVDGVGDTWNQPIVGNFNQLKKLKAKYPKLKIVASIGGWTYSKYFSDAAKTDASRKKLVSSCIDMFIKGNLPVQGGYGGTGTGAGIFDGFDLDWEYPGSPNGHTGNHYSADDKVNFTKLAAEFRTELDAYGAANGGKKMLLTAALPAGQDKIAQVETDKLGQYLDYANIMTYDMHGAWDATGPTNNQDPTYQSAADPSNPIAPGTEKYSTDNAIKAWTKGDPAYGIPGGFPANKITMGYPMYYRGWTGVSAGSNHGLYQPATGPAQARGISQVAGTAYYKELTGIVDNASTTFYDAASQSNYFYNGNEFWTGLGSQGIQAKADYAHCNGLAGSMMYSLLDLDPAATLFNKIVNATNGSATGCSTPTNPPTTPPTTPPTTPPTTKPPTTPPTTPPTTPPTTPPGGACTLPSWSASAIYVGGNQVSWKGHKWNAKWWTTNEEPGTTGEWGVWQDLGAC from the coding sequence GTGGCCGCCGCCACCAGCGCCGCCGTCGGCCTCGGCGTGTTCACCGCGCTGGTCGGCGGAGTCGGCACCGCCCAGGCGGACAGCAAGCCCGCCGCTGCCGCTGCCGCCGCCGCGACCAGTGGCGGGGTGAAGATCGCCTACTACGACCAGTGGAGCATCTACGGCAACGCCTTCTACCCCAAGAACCTCGACACGGAGGGCATCGCGGGCAAGCTCGACATTCTCAACTACTCGTTCGAGAACATCGACCCGACGAACCTGACGTGTTTCGAGGCGACCAAGGCGTCCGACTCCACCAACGAGTCCAACCCCAACGCCGGTGACGGCGCTGGTGACTCCTTCGCGGACTACCAGAAGTCCTTCGGCGCGGACATCAGCGTGGACGGTGTCGGCGACACCTGGAACCAGCCGATCGTCGGCAACTTCAACCAGCTCAAGAAGCTCAAGGCGAAGTACCCCAAGCTGAAGATCGTCGCGTCGATCGGCGGCTGGACGTACTCCAAGTACTTCTCCGACGCCGCCAAGACCGACGCCAGCCGCAAGAAGCTGGTCAGCTCCTGCATCGACATGTTCATCAAGGGCAACCTGCCGGTCCAGGGCGGTTACGGCGGCACGGGCACCGGCGCCGGCATCTTCGACGGCTTCGACCTCGACTGGGAGTACCCCGGCTCGCCCAACGGGCACACCGGCAACCACTACAGCGCGGACGACAAGGTCAACTTCACCAAGCTGGCCGCCGAGTTCCGCACCGAGCTGGACGCGTACGGCGCCGCCAACGGCGGCAAGAAGATGCTGCTGACCGCGGCGCTGCCGGCCGGTCAGGACAAGATCGCGCAGGTCGAGACCGACAAGCTCGGCCAGTACCTCGACTACGCGAACATCATGACGTACGACATGCACGGTGCCTGGGACGCCACCGGTCCGACGAACAACCAGGACCCGACGTACCAGTCGGCGGCGGACCCGTCGAACCCGATCGCGCCCGGAACCGAGAAGTACAGCACGGACAACGCCATCAAGGCGTGGACCAAGGGCGATCCCGCCTACGGCATCCCCGGCGGCTTCCCGGCCAACAAGATCACCATGGGCTACCCGATGTACTACCGCGGGTGGACGGGTGTGTCGGCGGGCAGCAACCACGGTCTGTACCAGCCGGCCACCGGCCCGGCCCAGGCGCGCGGCATCAGCCAGGTCGCGGGCACCGCGTACTACAAGGAACTGACCGGCATCGTCGACAACGCGTCGACCACGTTCTACGACGCGGCCAGCCAGTCCAACTACTTCTACAACGGCAATGAGTTCTGGACCGGCCTGGGCAGCCAGGGCATCCAGGCCAAGGCCGACTACGCGCACTGCAACGGGCTCGCGGGTTCGATGATGTACTCGCTGCTCGACCTGGACCCGGCCGCGACGCTCTTCAACAAGATCGTCAACGCGACGAACGGTTCGGCCACCGGCTGCTCGACGCCGACCAACCCGCCGACCACGCCGCCCACGACTCCGCCGACCACGCCTCCCACGACGAAGCCGCCGACGACGCCTCCCACGACGCCGCCGACCACCCCGCCCACCACGCCTCCGGGCGGCGCCTGCACCCTGCCGTCCTGGTCCGCCTCCGCGATCTACGTCGGCGGCAACCAGGTGTCCTGGAAGGGCCACAAGTGGAACGCGAAGTGGTGGACGACCAACGAGGAGCCCGGTACGACCGGTGAATGGGGAGTCTGGCAGGACCTCGGCGCCTGCTAG